The following coding sequences are from one Leguminivora glycinivorella isolate SPB_JAAS2020 chromosome 7, LegGlyc_1.1, whole genome shotgun sequence window:
- the LOC125227995 gene encoding uncharacterized protein LOC125227995 — translation MTTVAVVVAADSNLGYQVLKKLTKTYKGKIYFTTEDESIGYNILRTLEKNATNLHYYRVDITYTKSIINFRHYIQDQNERIDLIINNTDYVQTEKKLSHAEKVKRTLSVNFYGYINFGKLVYPLLVENAKVVNVSGPAGLLATIENEAIRKRISDPNLTEDELVAVIQDYEEACRRGIEKTEGWGLSVQAVSKVALNAVTFLQHREWSSKGIVINCVNPGSLNTKDERKSTKVFQDGAKAILYLALEAPLSIKGNFVWSNYSVIEWNCDPYVEVTTV, via the coding sequence ATGACCACCGTAGCTGTCGTGGTCGCCGCCGATAGCAACCTCGGCTACCAAGTCCTCAAAAAACTCACAAAAACTTACAAAGGAAAAATATACTTCACCACGGAAGACGAATCTATCGGATACAATATACTTCGCACCTTAGAGAAGAATGCCACGAATCTACACTACTATCGCGTGGACATCACTTACACGAAAAGCATCATCAACTTCAGACACTACATACAAGATCAAAATGAAAGGATAGACCTGATAATCAACAATACGGACTACGTACAAACTGAGAAGAAGTTGTCTCATGCTGAAAAAGTTAAAAGAACATTAAGTGTGAATTTTTACGGGTACATCAACTTTGGGAAGCTGGTGTATCCATTGCTAGTTGAAAATGCTAAAGTAGTGAACGTGTCGGGACCCGCCGGTCTGTTAGCAACGATCGAAAATGAAGCGATTAGAAAAAGGATTAGTGACCCAAACCTGACGGAAGACGAGCTAGTAGCTGTTATTCAAGACTACGAAGAGGCATGTAGAAGAGGTATAGAGAAAACTGAAGGCTGGGGTTTAAGTGTGCAAGCTGTGAGCAAAGTGGCTCTAAACGCTGTCACCTTTTTACAACATAGAGAATGGAGTAGCAAAGGAATTGTAATTAACTGTGTCAACCCTGGCAGCCTCAATACTAAAGACGAACGAAAATCAACCAAAGTATTCCAAGACGGCGCCAAGGCAATTTTATATCTAGCACTTGAAGCACCTCTATCAATAAAAGGCAATTTTGTGTGGAGCAATTACTCAGTTATAGAATGGAACTGCGACCCTTACGTTGAAGTGACAACAGTGTGA